The following proteins are co-located in the Microplitis demolitor isolate Queensland-Clemson2020A chromosome 3, iyMicDemo2.1a, whole genome shotgun sequence genome:
- the LOC103568581 gene encoding cell division cycle protein 123 homolog — protein sequence MINNPVVECSISTWYPEFTKNSLETVVLKIPDNFLNYLEHDAFVLPVEATDNKVRNLKWSDGSSGDDNLAEESAQPTFPEFSKKIQDVIDDFGAVFIKSNWRTPSDAMWVAVTKSLKCTSLEEVYLLLKSSDRISRDLTAVKELTSDTKVIPPCLVLKKWRDINPCTEFRCFVVNRELVGICQRDVTQYHQYIENEKYSIQTDIKSLFRERIKNRFQLDNYTFDVIRYKKDKVKILDFGPLDESTTKGTLFTYQELISSIVEPPEFRFIGEDMGIQPSTPNYFCMPQELNEYFTREGSNDMIEMIRRAVETQQIE from the exons atgatcaataatcCAGTAGTTGAGTGTTCGATTTCAACGTGGTATCCggaatttacaaaaaattcattagaaacagttgtattaaaaataccagataattttcttaattatttagagCATGATGCATTTGTATTGCCAGTCGAAGCTACTGACAATAAAGTACGAAATTTAAAGTGGTCTGATGGTTCTTCTGGAGATGATAACCTAGCAGAG GAATCAGCTCAACCAACATTTCCAgagtttagtaaaaaaattcaagatgtaatcgatgattttggagcagtatttataaaatccaATTGGAGAACTCCTTCa gaTGCAATGTGGGTAGCAGTAACGAAATCATTAAAGTGCACATCACTTGAAGAagtatatttacttttaaaaagttcAGATCGCATTTCACGTGATCTTACTGCAGTAAAAGAGCTGACGAGTGATACCAAAGTAATTCCGCCTTGcttggtattaaaaaaatggcgTGACATAAATCCATGCACGGAATTTCGTTGTTTTGTCGTGAATAGAGAGTTAGTTG GCATTTGTCAGAGAGATGTCACTCAATACCATCAGTAcatagaaaatgaaaaatatagtataCAAACtgatataaaaagtttatttaggGAGCgtataaaaaatcgatttcaaCTAGAcaact ATACATTTGATGTGATTCGTTACAAAAAAGACAAAGTAAAAATACTTGATTTCGGACCTTTGGATGAGTCAACAACAAAAGGAACACTATTTACCTATCAAGAATTAATAAGTTCAATAGTAGAACCACCAGAATTTCGGTTTATTGGTGAAGACATGGGGATTCAACCCAGTACTCCAAATTACTTTTGCATGCCCCAAGAacttaatgaatattttaccaGAGAAGGCTCTAATGACATGATTGAAATGATCCGCAGg gcaGTTGAAACCCAACAAATCGAATAA